From one Deinococcus sp. JMULE3 genomic stretch:
- the xdhB gene encoding xanthine dehydrogenase molybdopterin binding subunit gives MSGHEVPPGAAVGRALAHESAALHVTGQALYTDDLGVRLSGLLHAWPVGSPHAHARVLSVDVSPALSVPGVARVLTRADVPGVNDAGVKGDEPLFPEEVMFVGHAVCWVLADSEDAARQGAAAVQVTYEPLPSLISLREAMDASSFQGAQSTLRRGDVTVGFAQAAHVFEGEFELGGQEHFYLETHASLAHVDESGQVFIQCSTQHPSETQDITAHVLGLDANEVTVQCLRMGGGFGGKEMQPHGFAAIAALGAVLTGRPVRLRLNRTLDLTMTGKRHPFHATWKAGFDADGRFTALQVQLTSDGGWSLDLSEPVMARALCHVDNAYFIPHVEARGRIARTNKTSQTAFRGFGGPQGMLVVEDLLGRVAPLLGLDPHELRQRNFYRPGECTPYGQPVRHAERLETIWTELLASSDFHARSDQVAAFNAANEHVKRGLAVTPVKFGISFNFTAYNQAGALVHVYKDGSVLVNHGGTEMGQGLHTKMLQVAATALGVPLASVRLAPTRTDKVPNTSATAASSGADLNGGAVKDACDQIRARLAEVAAGRLSVHPDDVRFEDGRVFPLGHPERGFPFRELVHDAYHRRTQLWAAGFYRTPGLHWDREAMQGEPFKYFSYGASVTEVELDGFTGAYRVLRADLLHDVGDSLSPLIDLGQVEGGYLQGLGWLTLEELRWDESTGAGRGRLLTQAASTYKLPSLSELPADFRASLLRQATETGVVYGSKAVGEPPLMLAISAREAIRAACAAFGPPGTPTPLASPATPEAAFWALHAARTPSTPDAPRATEGDPT, from the coding sequence GTGAGCGGCCACGAGGTTCCCCCTGGCGCCGCCGTGGGGCGGGCGCTGGCGCACGAGAGCGCGGCCCTGCACGTGACCGGGCAGGCGCTGTACACCGACGACCTGGGCGTGCGGCTCTCAGGGTTGCTGCACGCCTGGCCGGTCGGGTCGCCGCACGCGCACGCGCGGGTGCTGAGCGTGGACGTCTCGCCTGCGTTGAGCGTGCCGGGCGTCGCGCGGGTCCTGACGCGCGCGGACGTGCCCGGCGTGAACGACGCGGGCGTCAAGGGCGACGAGCCCCTCTTCCCGGAGGAGGTGATGTTCGTCGGGCACGCCGTGTGCTGGGTCCTGGCCGACAGCGAGGACGCCGCCCGGCAGGGCGCCGCCGCCGTGCAGGTCACGTACGAGCCGCTGCCGTCGCTGATCTCGCTGCGGGAGGCGATGGACGCGTCCTCCTTCCAGGGGGCGCAGTCCACCCTGCGGCGCGGGGACGTGACCGTGGGCTTCGCGCAGGCCGCGCACGTCTTCGAGGGCGAGTTCGAACTGGGCGGGCAGGAGCACTTCTACCTGGAGACGCACGCTTCGCTGGCGCACGTGGACGAATCGGGGCAGGTGTTCATCCAGTGCAGCACCCAGCATCCCAGCGAGACGCAGGACATCACGGCGCACGTGCTGGGCCTGGACGCGAACGAGGTGACGGTGCAGTGCCTGCGCATGGGCGGCGGCTTCGGCGGGAAGGAGATGCAGCCGCACGGCTTCGCGGCGATCGCGGCGCTGGGCGCGGTCCTCACCGGGCGGCCCGTGCGTCTGCGGCTGAACCGCACCCTAGACCTGACCATGACCGGCAAACGGCACCCCTTCCACGCCACCTGGAAGGCAGGCTTCGACGCGGACGGGCGCTTCACGGCGCTGCAGGTCCAGCTGACCAGTGACGGCGGCTGGAGCCTGGACCTGTCCGAGCCGGTCATGGCGCGGGCGCTGTGCCACGTGGACAACGCGTACTTCATCCCGCACGTCGAGGCGCGCGGGCGGATCGCGCGGACGAACAAGACCTCCCAGACGGCCTTCCGGGGATTCGGCGGACCGCAGGGCATGCTGGTCGTCGAGGACCTGCTGGGCCGCGTCGCGCCGCTGCTGGGCCTGGACCCGCACGAACTGCGGCAGCGGAACTTCTACCGCCCGGGCGAGTGCACGCCGTACGGGCAGCCCGTCCGGCACGCCGAGCGCCTGGAGACGATCTGGACCGAACTGCTCGCCAGCAGCGACTTCCACGCCCGCAGCGATCAGGTGGCGGCCTTCAACGCCGCGAATGAACACGTCAAGCGCGGCCTGGCGGTCACGCCGGTGAAGTTCGGGATTTCGTTCAACTTCACGGCGTACAACCAGGCGGGCGCCCTGGTGCACGTGTACAAGGACGGCTCGGTGCTCGTGAACCACGGCGGGACCGAGATGGGCCAGGGCCTGCACACGAAGATGCTGCAGGTGGCCGCGACCGCGCTGGGCGTGCCGCTCGCCTCGGTGCGGCTCGCGCCGACGCGGACCGACAAGGTCCCGAACACCAGCGCCACGGCGGCCAGCAGCGGCGCGGACCTGAACGGCGGCGCGGTGAAGGACGCCTGCGACCAGATCCGCGCGCGTCTCGCCGAGGTCGCCGCCGGGCGACTGTCCGTGCACCCGGACGACGTGCGCTTCGAGGACGGCCGGGTCTTCCCGCTCGGTCACCCGGAGCGCGGCTTTCCCTTCCGGGAACTCGTGCACGACGCGTACCACCGCCGCACGCAGCTGTGGGCGGCGGGCTTCTACCGCACGCCGGGCCTGCACTGGGACCGCGAGGCGATGCAGGGCGAACCCTTCAAGTACTTCAGTTACGGCGCGAGCGTCACCGAGGTGGAACTCGACGGCTTCACCGGCGCGTACCGCGTCCTGCGGGCCGACCTGCTGCACGACGTGGGGGACAGCCTCTCCCCGCTGATCGACCTGGGGCAGGTCGAGGGCGGGTACCTGCAGGGCCTGGGCTGGCTGACCCTGGAGGAACTCCGGTGGGACGAGTCCACCGGAGCGGGACGGGGACGCTTGCTCACGCAGGCGGCCAGCACGTATAAATTGCCTTCGCTCTCGGAGCTGCCCGCGGACTTCCGCGCTTCTCTCCTGCGGCAGGCCACCGAGACCGGCGTGGTGTACGGCAGCAAGGCAGTCGGGGAACCCCCGCTGATGCTGGCGATCTCCGCACGTGAGGCCATCCGCGCCGCGTGCGCCGCCTTCGGCCCGCCCGGCACCCCCACCCCCCTCGCGTCCCCGGCCACGCCGGAGGCCGCGTTCTGGGCGCTGCACGCCGCCCGCACCCCCTCAACACCCGACGCGCCCCGCGCGACCGAAGGAGACCCGACATGA
- the xdhC gene encoding xanthine dehydrogenase accessory protein XdhC, which produces MDPHALSPGAGGPAWLTALTRLSARGEAAVLVTVSAARGHTPREAGARMVVSLGGTWGSVGGGNLEATATERARALIRAQAQAPETLTLRLTDRAANEHGRQCCGGEVTLHLDPVLHARAQVAVFGAGHVGLELARLLARHPVGLHLIDSRAAQLTPERLLPLQDAEAHVTAHHAPIPELVLEDLPPGTHVLILTHDHAEDAAILDAALRRPGPGFLGLIGSSAKWTRFQAQLRDLGHTPEALARVTSPIGLPELNAGPHRKHPAVIALSVAAQLLPYLIQTPDLTPAPERTP; this is translated from the coding sequence ATGGACCCGCACGCCCTGAGTCCGGGTGCGGGCGGCCCGGCGTGGCTGACGGCCCTCACGCGGCTCTCCGCGCGCGGGGAGGCGGCCGTGCTCGTGACCGTCAGCGCCGCGCGCGGGCATACGCCCCGCGAGGCGGGCGCGCGGATGGTCGTCAGCCTCGGCGGCACCTGGGGCAGTGTGGGCGGCGGGAACCTGGAGGCGACCGCCACGGAACGCGCCCGCGCCCTGATCCGCGCGCAGGCCCAGGCGCCCGAGACCCTGACGCTGCGCCTGACTGACCGCGCCGCGAACGAGCACGGGCGGCAGTGCTGCGGCGGCGAGGTCACGCTGCACCTCGATCCCGTCCTGCACGCGCGGGCGCAGGTGGCGGTGTTCGGCGCCGGGCACGTGGGCCTGGAACTCGCGCGGCTGCTCGCGCGGCACCCGGTGGGGCTGCACCTGATCGACTCGCGCGCCGCGCAGCTCACCCCCGAGCGCCTGCTGCCCCTGCAGGACGCCGAGGCGCACGTCACCGCGCACCATGCGCCCATCCCGGAACTCGTGCTGGAGGACCTCCCGCCCGGCACGCACGTCCTGATCCTCACGCACGACCACGCCGAGGACGCCGCGATCCTCGACGCCGCGCTGCGCCGCCCCGGCCCCGGCTTCCTGGGCCTGATCGGGTCGAGCGCCAAGTGGACCCGCTTCCAGGCGCAACTGCGCGACCTGGGCCACACCCCCGAGGCCCTGGCGCGCGTGACCTCCCCGATCGGCCTGCCCGAACTGAACGCCGGCCCCCACCGCAAGCACCCGGCGGTGATCGCCCTGAGCGTCGCTGCACAGCTCCTCCCTTATCTCATCCAGACGCCGGACCTGACCCCGGCCCCCGAAAGGACCCCATGA
- the guaD gene encoding guanine deaminase, with protein sequence MTTLYRATFLHTPENPFTHADALRAESDGGLLVEGGVLRARGAFADLRAAHPDAPVTDLRGGLLLPGFIDTHVHLPQVRVIGGLGLPLLDWLDQCALPEEARMADVAYARGVARDFTRGLLGAGTTTALVFGSHFAGAVDAFFEEAAQTGLRAVAGLVVSDRLLRDELHTTPERAYAEGKALIERWHGVGRAHYAVTPRFSLSASEGILDACAALMREHPGVRFTSHINENTREIEVVRELFPGARDYLDTYERAGLIGRHSVLAHNVHPSDRELGVMAAARCTAAHCPCSNSALGSGFFPLRRHLDAGVHVALGSDVGGGTGFSLLKEGLQAHFMQNLMPGGVPLSPAHLLYLATKAGAEALDLPEVGAFEPGQQFDAVHLAPAPGTPLDAVFRHAASPERALAAAFATGTPGDVAQVWIGGDVAHTRA encoded by the coding sequence ATGACCACGCTGTACCGCGCCACCTTCCTGCACACCCCCGAAAACCCCTTCACGCACGCGGACGCGCTGCGCGCCGAATCCGACGGCGGCCTGCTCGTCGAAGGCGGCGTGCTCCGCGCCCGCGGCGCCTTCGCGGACCTGCGCGCCGCGCACCCGGACGCGCCCGTCACTGACCTGCGCGGCGGGCTGCTGCTGCCGGGTTTCATCGACACGCACGTGCACCTGCCGCAGGTGCGCGTCATCGGCGGGCTGGGTCTGCCGCTGCTGGACTGGCTGGACCAGTGCGCGCTGCCCGAGGAGGCCCGCATGGCCGACGTCGCCTACGCGCGCGGCGTCGCGCGGGACTTCACGCGCGGCCTGCTCGGCGCGGGCACGACCACCGCGCTCGTGTTCGGGTCGCACTTCGCCGGGGCGGTGGACGCCTTCTTCGAGGAGGCCGCCCAGACCGGGCTGCGCGCCGTGGCGGGCCTGGTCGTCAGCGACCGCCTGCTGCGGGACGAACTGCACACCACCCCGGAGCGCGCCTACGCCGAGGGGAAGGCCCTGATCGAACGCTGGCACGGCGTGGGCCGCGCGCACTACGCGGTGACGCCCCGCTTCAGCCTCTCGGCGTCCGAGGGCATCCTCGACGCCTGCGCCGCCCTGATGCGCGAGCACCCCGGCGTGCGCTTCACCAGCCACATCAACGAGAACACCCGCGAGATCGAGGTCGTCCGTGAGCTGTTCCCCGGCGCGCGCGACTACCTGGACACCTACGAACGCGCCGGGCTGATCGGCCGCCACAGCGTCCTGGCGCACAACGTGCACCCCAGCGACCGCGAACTGGGCGTCATGGCCGCCGCGCGCTGCACGGCCGCGCACTGCCCGTGCAGCAACTCCGCGCTCGGCAGCGGCTTCTTCCCGCTGCGCCGCCACCTCGACGCGGGCGTCCACGTGGCCCTGGGCAGTGACGTGGGCGGCGGCACCGGCTTCAGCCTCCTCAAGGAGGGCCTGCAGGCGCACTTCATGCAGAACCTCATGCCGGGCGGCGTGCCCCTGAGCCCCGCGCACCTGCTGTACCTCGCCACGAAGGCGGGCGCCGAGGCGCTGGACCTGCCCGAGGTCGGCGCGTTCGAGCCGGGCCAGCAGTTCGACGCCGTGCACCTCGCGCCGGCGCCCGGCACGCCGCTGGACGCCGTGTTCCGCCACGCCGCCAGCCCCGAGCGGGCCCTGGCCGCCGCGTTCGCCACCGGCACGCCCGGCGACGTCGCGCAGGTCTGGATCGGCGGGGACGTGGCGCACACCCGCGCCTGA
- a CDS encoding beta-galactosidase: protein MPHFDLGALAYGADYNPEQWPREVWRDDVRLMGEAGVNLVSLGIFSWAQLEPREGEFEFGWLDEIMDLLHEGGVRVNLATATASPPPWLSLAYPDSRPVTVDGVRLEVGARQLYCPSDPHYRALSVRLARAVAERYGTHPALRLWHVNNEYGCHIDQCYCAQCAERFRFWLRARYGSLDELNRAWGTAFWSQRYGDWAEVQPPRRAPSFPNPSQGLDWRRFSSDNILELHRAEVEVLRALTPDIPVTTNFLGFLPGLDYFRWAQEEDVAAVDVYPDPAGAAPHLEAGMVFDLTRSLRGGQRWLLMEQATSAVNWRDRNAPKRPGLMRALSLQALARGADGIQFFQWRQSVAGAEKYHSALVGHVPPERSRVWREARDLGQELKGLDVLRGARVKADVAVMFDWHSWWALSQASQPAVTPLLPVVGAWYAALRSLGVNVDFVHPEADLSGYRAVTLPQQYLLTPVAAQGIRAFVQGGGTLVMGPYSGVVDGDDHVVPGGYPGLLQDVLGAWVEEWAPLQTAETREVRWADGRVTPVTEWTEVLHADGAEVLATYEADFIAGQPAVTRHAFGQGHAYYLSTRPDAAALTDLLRGALYGAGVATADLPDGLDVTLSDTADGRLLHLIHFGAQDVTVQVAHATDAVSAEARGTLTLRPLDAALLRVTAGFELRDLTVLPAAGTPA, encoded by the coding sequence ATGCCCCACTTCGATCTGGGCGCGCTCGCGTACGGCGCCGATTACAACCCCGAGCAGTGGCCGCGCGAGGTCTGGCGTGACGACGTCCGCCTGATGGGGGAGGCCGGGGTGAACCTCGTGTCGCTGGGCATCTTCTCCTGGGCGCAGCTCGAACCGCGCGAGGGGGAGTTCGAGTTCGGCTGGCTGGACGAGATCATGGACCTGCTGCACGAGGGGGGCGTGCGGGTGAACCTCGCCACGGCGACCGCCTCTCCCCCACCGTGGCTGTCCCTGGCGTACCCGGACTCGCGCCCGGTCACCGTGGACGGCGTGCGGCTGGAGGTCGGCGCGCGGCAGCTGTACTGCCCGAGCGACCCGCACTACCGCGCGCTGAGCGTCCGGCTGGCCCGCGCGGTCGCCGAGCGCTACGGCACGCACCCGGCGCTGCGGCTGTGGCACGTGAACAACGAGTACGGCTGCCACATCGACCAGTGCTACTGCGCTCAGTGTGCCGAGCGATTCCGGTTCTGGCTCCGCGCCCGCTACGGCTCGCTGGATGAGCTCAACCGCGCCTGGGGCACCGCCTTCTGGTCGCAGCGCTACGGCGACTGGGCCGAGGTGCAGCCGCCCCGCCGCGCGCCCAGCTTCCCGAACCCCAGCCAGGGCCTCGACTGGCGGCGCTTCTCCAGCGACAACATCCTGGAGTTGCACCGCGCGGAGGTCGAGGTGCTGCGCGCCCTGACCCCGGACATTCCCGTGACCACGAACTTCCTGGGCTTCCTGCCGGGCCTGGACTACTTCCGCTGGGCGCAGGAGGAGGACGTCGCCGCCGTGGACGTCTACCCCGACCCGGCGGGCGCCGCCCCGCACCTGGAGGCGGGCATGGTGTTCGACCTGACGCGCTCGCTGCGCGGCGGGCAGCGCTGGCTGCTGATGGAGCAGGCGACGAGCGCCGTGAACTGGCGCGACCGCAACGCGCCCAAACGACCGGGCCTGATGCGCGCCCTGAGCCTGCAGGCCCTGGCGCGCGGCGCGGACGGCATCCAGTTCTTCCAGTGGCGGCAGTCCGTGGCAGGCGCCGAGAAGTACCACAGCGCCCTGGTCGGCCACGTCCCGCCCGAACGCTCGCGGGTGTGGCGCGAGGCGCGTGACCTCGGGCAGGAGCTGAAAGGACTGGACGTCCTGCGCGGCGCGCGCGTGAAGGCCGACGTGGCGGTGATGTTCGACTGGCACTCCTGGTGGGCGCTGTCGCAGGCCAGCCAGCCCGCCGTGACGCCGCTGCTGCCCGTGGTGGGCGCGTGGTACGCGGCGCTGCGGTCCCTGGGCGTGAACGTGGACTTCGTGCACCCGGAAGCCGACCTGAGCGGCTACCGCGCCGTGACCCTCCCGCAGCAGTACCTCCTGACGCCGGTCGCGGCGCAGGGCATCCGCGCGTTCGTGCAGGGCGGCGGGACGCTGGTCATGGGGCCGTACAGCGGCGTCGTGGACGGCGACGATCACGTCGTGCCCGGCGGGTACCCTGGGCTGCTGCAGGACGTGCTGGGCGCCTGGGTGGAGGAATGGGCACCCCTCCAGACCGCTGAAACGCGTGAGGTCCGCTGGGCCGACGGCCGCGTCACCCCGGTCACCGAGTGGACCGAGGTGCTGCACGCCGACGGCGCCGAGGTCCTCGCCACCTACGAGGCGGACTTCATCGCCGGGCAGCCCGCCGTGACCCGCCACGCCTTCGGGCAGGGCCACGCGTACTACCTCTCCACCCGGCCCGACGCGGCGGCCCTGACGGACCTGCTGCGCGGCGCCCTGTACGGCGCTGGTGTGGCGACCGCCGACCTGCCGGACGGGCTGGACGTGACCCTCAGCGACACCGCGGACGGGCGTCTGCTGCACCTGATCCACTTCGGGGCGCAGGACGTGACCGTGCAGGTCGCGCACGCGACCGACGCCGTGAGCGCAGAGGCGCGCGGCACCCTCACGCTGCGGCCCCTGGACGCCGCGCTGCTGCGCGTCACGGCCGGGTTCGAGCTGCGTGACCTCACGGTCCTTCCCGCAGCGGGCACGCCTGCCTGA
- a CDS encoding carbohydrate ABC transporter permease: MTAVKPAAARPMRGKAARDRVSAAWLHLALIPLALLFLAPLWIMLVFSTHPETAIFSPNPPLWFGGAFKENFDGLQADTNFLRALGNSTVISVAYTLLSMLLTSLAGFAFAKYTFPGRNLLFGLILATLTIPTFVTIIPQFILVARDLKMSNTYWAVILPTLANTIGIFYMRQAFQTVPDDLLAAARIDGASEPRIFWQIALPVVRPALAALAILLFLASWNDYLWPLIVLTQKDSYTMPVALGTLVGLTRVSWGGIMVGTAIATVPFLMVFLALQRHFVAGIAGGAVKD, encoded by the coding sequence ATGACCGCCGTCAAACCCGCCGCCGCGCGTCCCATGCGCGGCAAGGCCGCCCGTGACCGCGTGAGCGCCGCGTGGCTGCACCTCGCGCTGATTCCGCTGGCGCTGCTGTTCCTCGCGCCGCTGTGGATCATGCTGGTGTTCTCCACCCACCCGGAAACCGCGATCTTCAGCCCCAACCCGCCCCTGTGGTTCGGCGGGGCGTTCAAGGAGAACTTCGACGGGCTGCAGGCCGACACGAACTTCCTGCGGGCGCTGGGGAACAGCACCGTGATCTCGGTGGCGTACACGCTGCTGAGCATGCTGCTGACCAGTCTGGCGGGCTTCGCGTTCGCGAAGTACACCTTCCCGGGCCGCAACCTCCTGTTCGGGTTGATCCTGGCGACGCTGACCATCCCGACGTTCGTGACGATCATCCCGCAGTTCATCCTGGTCGCCCGTGACCTGAAGATGAGCAACACCTACTGGGCGGTGATCCTGCCGACCCTGGCGAACACCATCGGGATCTTCTACATGCGTCAGGCGTTCCAGACGGTCCCGGACGACCTGCTGGCCGCTGCGCGCATCGACGGCGCGAGCGAACCGCGCATCTTCTGGCAGATCGCCCTGCCGGTCGTGCGGCCCGCACTGGCCGCGCTGGCGATCCTGCTGTTCCTGGCGAGCTGGAACGACTACCTGTGGCCGCTGATCGTGCTGACGCAGAAGGACAGTTACACCATGCCGGTCGCGCTGGGCACTCTGGTGGGCCTGACGCGCGTGTCGTGGGGCGGGATCATGGTCGGGACCGCGATCGCCACCGTGCCGTTCCTGATGGTCTTCCTCGCGTTGCAGCGGCACTTCGTGGCGGGCATCGCGGGCGGCGCGGTCAAGGACTGA
- a CDS encoding carbohydrate ABC transporter permease: MTTVPPPAPPRRRARVPLAPYLFILPYLLIFATFWAWPIVSSFLMSFKDSRLGAAAGYGLSNWQRLLTDEFFRTALKNTVIILVIQVPLMLSLATMLAVALNSRLLRARGLFRFAFFAPLVVGTVAYSAVFRLLFNGEFGIVNRALAGVGLPEVDWLNQPGPAMAVIILAMTWRWTGYNAIILLAGLQGIPEDVYEAAAIDGATPWQQFWKMTLPLLRPTLLFCVVLSVIGTLQLFTEPALITNSGPGNATMTLGTYLYQQGFRSFNFGYASAIAYAVAALAAVFSFAQLRLFGRDS; this comes from the coding sequence ATGACGACCGTGCCCCCCCCTGCACCACCCAGACGCCGAGCCCGCGTACCGCTGGCCCCGTACCTGTTCATCCTGCCGTACCTGCTGATCTTCGCGACGTTCTGGGCGTGGCCGATCGTGAGTTCCTTCCTGATGAGCTTCAAGGATTCCCGCCTGGGCGCGGCGGCCGGGTACGGCCTGAGCAACTGGCAGCGCCTGCTGACCGACGAGTTCTTCCGCACCGCCCTGAAGAACACCGTGATCATCCTGGTGATCCAGGTGCCGCTGATGCTGTCCCTGGCGACCATGCTGGCCGTCGCGCTGAACAGTCGCCTGCTGCGCGCGCGTGGGCTGTTCCGCTTCGCGTTCTTCGCGCCGCTGGTCGTGGGGACCGTGGCGTACTCGGCGGTGTTCCGCCTGCTGTTCAACGGCGAGTTCGGCATCGTGAACCGCGCCCTGGCCGGCGTCGGGCTGCCCGAGGTGGACTGGCTGAACCAGCCGGGACCGGCCATGGCCGTGATCATCCTGGCGATGACGTGGCGCTGGACCGGGTACAACGCGATCATCCTGCTCGCGGGCCTGCAGGGCATTCCCGAGGACGTGTACGAGGCGGCCGCCATCGACGGCGCGACCCCCTGGCAGCAGTTCTGGAAGATGACCCTGCCGCTGCTGCGGCCCACGCTGCTGTTCTGCGTGGTGCTCAGCGTGATCGGCACGCTGCAACTGTTCACCGAACCCGCGCTGATCACCAACAGCGGCCCCGGCAACGCCACCATGACGCTGGGCACGTACCTGTACCAGCAGGGCTTCCGGTCGTTCAACTTCGGGTACGCCAGCGCCATCGCGTACGCCGTGGCCGCGCTGGCCGCCGTGTTCAGCTTCGCGCAGCTGCGCCTGTTCGGGAGGGACTCATGA
- a CDS encoding sugar ABC transporter substrate-binding protein, which translates to MKKLALLTALALAGTTSAQSLSGTVTVWSWDAAAKALESTIPSFNKKYPNVKVNVVDLGNQNVYDRGLAGCAAGGADMPDVYSIENNEAEVFWARFPDCFTDLNTLGANKYAKSFPAFKWTELMVGNKRYAMPWDSGPVVIFYRRDLYQQAGVNANSIKTWDDFIAAGKKVNAKFGGKVKMGAIGNGQDDEWFRMLANQNGCFYFDNNATQITIAKSGCVQALDTVKKLFANDVVMTSDWGGQITAFKANRLASAMFGAWYEGTIRTNAADQKGKWGVYPMPASKPGGVRASNLGGSALAIPSSSKNQAAAYAFMENALATTNGQVTMLKSQGLVPSLLTASKDAYVSQKQPYWGNQAVWKTILDTLGDVPAARGTQYFQDARQVMIVVQADYIKGKYKTAQEALNDAAKKISAATGLPVAK; encoded by the coding sequence ATGAAGAAACTCGCACTGCTGACCGCCCTCGCCCTCGCGGGCACCACCTCCGCCCAGAGCCTCTCGGGCACCGTGACCGTCTGGTCCTGGGACGCCGCCGCCAAGGCGCTGGAAAGCACCATCCCCAGCTTCAACAAGAAGTACCCCAACGTGAAGGTCAACGTCGTGGACCTGGGCAACCAGAACGTCTACGACCGCGGTCTGGCCGGCTGCGCGGCGGGCGGCGCCGACATGCCCGACGTGTACTCCATCGAGAACAACGAGGCCGAAGTGTTCTGGGCGCGCTTCCCCGACTGCTTCACCGACCTGAACACCCTGGGCGCGAACAAGTACGCCAAGAGCTTCCCCGCCTTCAAGTGGACCGAACTGATGGTCGGCAACAAACGCTACGCGATGCCCTGGGATTCCGGCCCCGTCGTGATCTTCTACCGCCGCGACCTGTACCAGCAGGCGGGCGTGAACGCCAACAGCATCAAGACCTGGGATGACTTCATCGCCGCGGGCAAGAAGGTCAACGCCAAGTTCGGCGGCAAGGTCAAGATGGGCGCCATCGGCAACGGCCAGGACGACGAGTGGTTCCGCATGCTCGCCAACCAGAACGGCTGCTTCTACTTCGACAACAACGCCACGCAGATCACCATCGCCAAGAGCGGCTGCGTGCAGGCGCTGGACACCGTCAAGAAGCTGTTCGCCAACGACGTCGTCATGACCAGCGACTGGGGCGGCCAGATCACGGCCTTCAAGGCCAACCGCCTCGCGAGCGCCATGTTCGGCGCGTGGTACGAGGGCACCATCCGCACGAACGCCGCGGACCAGAAGGGCAAGTGGGGCGTGTACCCCATGCCCGCCAGCAAGCCCGGCGGCGTGCGCGCCAGCAACCTGGGCGGCTCGGCCCTGGCCATCCCCAGCAGCAGCAAGAACCAGGCCGCCGCGTACGCCTTCATGGAAAACGCCCTGGCCACCACCAACGGTCAGGTCACCATGCTCAAGAGCCAGGGTCTGGTCCCCAGCCTCCTGACCGCCAGCAAGGACGCCTACGTCAGCCAGAAGCAGCCGTACTGGGGCAACCAGGCCGTCTGGAAGACCATCCTCGACACGCTGGGCGACGTGCCCGCCGCGCGCGGCACCCAGTACTTCCAGGACGCCCGTCAGGTCATGATCGTCGTGCAGGCCGACTACATCAAGGGCAAGTACAAGACCGCCCAGGAAGCCCTGAACGACGCCGCGAAGAAGATCAGCGCCGCCACCGGCCTGCCGGTCGCGAAGTAA
- a CDS encoding LacI family DNA-binding transcriptional regulator: MAQRAQVSVATVSRVLNGHNTVNETLRERVEQAMRELRFRPNRIAQTLYHHRSRTIGCILPDIGNPFFSQLFLQLEIGAFERGYTMILGNTVSTRDMERTYLHALTERQVDGLLYLGGLANDPDPDPDDLRTLHDIAERLPIVAVNGDVPGAPLASSVRSDEIGGTRTLLELLHRHGHTRVAFLGGQMDVTTSVEKLDLYRQHHPDAPNHWIQLTGLTIDAGRTAMNALLAAGPPPTACLCVNDLVAAGALAAAHERGLTVPGDLSIVGFDDIFVAQVVTPPLTSVNHNYPEVARQALDALLDAIEGQKPERHISVATQLIERDSVGDLLVSL, translated from the coding sequence ATCGCCCAGCGGGCCCAGGTGTCCGTCGCCACCGTCTCCCGCGTTCTCAACGGCCACAACACCGTCAACGAGACCCTGCGCGAACGCGTCGAACAGGCCATGCGCGAACTGCGCTTCCGCCCCAACCGCATCGCCCAGACCCTCTACCACCACCGCTCCCGCACCATCGGGTGCATCCTCCCCGACATCGGCAACCCCTTCTTCAGCCAGCTCTTCCTGCAGCTCGAGATCGGCGCCTTCGAACGCGGCTACACCATGATCCTCGGCAACACCGTCAGCACCCGCGACATGGAACGCACCTACCTGCACGCCCTCACCGAACGGCAGGTCGACGGGCTGCTGTACCTCGGCGGACTCGCCAACGACCCCGACCCCGACCCCGACGACCTGCGCACCCTGCACGACATCGCCGAACGCCTCCCCATCGTCGCGGTCAACGGCGACGTGCCCGGCGCCCCCCTGGCCTCCAGCGTCCGCTCCGACGAGATCGGCGGCACCCGCACCCTCCTGGAACTGCTTCACCGCCACGGGCACACCCGCGTCGCGTTCCTCGGCGGCCAGATGGACGTCACCACCAGCGTCGAGAAACTCGACCTGTACCGCCAGCACCACCCGGACGCACCCAACCACTGGATCCAGCTGACCGGACTGACCATCGACGCCGGACGCACCGCCATGAACGCCCTGCTCGCCGCCGGACCCCCACCTACCGCCTGCCTGTGCGTGAACGACCTCGTCGCCGCCGGCGCCCTGGCCGCCGCGCACGAACGCGGCCTGACCGTCCCCGGCGACCTCTCCATCGTCGGCTTCGACGACATCTTCGTCGCGCAGGTCGTCACCCCACCCCTGACCAGCGTCAACCACAACTACCCCGAAGTCGCCCGCCAGGCCCTCGACGCCCTGCTCGACGCCATCGAAGGGCAGAAACCCGAACGGCACATCAGCGTCGCCACCCAGCTCATCGAACGCGACTCCGTGGGCGACCTGCTCGTCAGCCTCTGA